In one window of Arctopsyche grandis isolate Sample6627 chromosome 6, ASM5162203v2, whole genome shotgun sequence DNA:
- the LOC143912720 gene encoding uncharacterized protein LOC143912720, protein MRVRAHVEMECRLCLGSAPGEAFVSIHDELASDPEGLVQRIWTGCQLRVRKGDLLPDMICHSCVNNLELLDSFRNACRKSDETSRVRLNKSLEIKPEEVLLDDLMWEDVPDRDLPPNNGEIHTGEITANDNCTPELKDNSEEVTQTTSHTKKKLYECEFCLKPFVRKCRLTRHLTCHSEEKPFKCDICLKSVKTKSYLYQHMKIHSGIKPHKCNICSRSFCQRNTLRAHMIIHSGLKPHKCDICSKSFVQKYAFARHMSRHYGEKLFKCDICPKAFNVKVDLWSHMSIHKQMEIHGGVKTHKCDVCLKNFLTKQSLAQHLIIHSEEKSFKCDSCLKSFKTKPYLIRHLNIHSEIKPHKCDICLRSYCQKQYLVSHMNIHSGLNLYKCDTCSRSFSLKSSLIVHMITHSGLKIHKCDICSRSFALKSSLVKHMYIHSGLKPHKCNICTKSFSLKSSLTVHKLTHVGVKSHKCDICSQSFFKKYDLEKHTSLHYGEKTFKCDICFKSFSTNYKLSIHMKIHTGVKSYKCDICPKSFIQKDYLTRHLSRHSRGKPFQCDICLKSFDEKFDLSLHMSSHSGARTYTCDICLKSFTSKQSLAQHLILHSGEKPFKCDICLKSFSRKTHLTIHKNIHINVKSHKCDICSKTFIQKSQLVRHSRLHSGEKPFKCDICSSSFKTKSYLNNHMDIHIEVKLHKCDICPKSFGGKRQLVRHLSAHSEETPFKCDICTKSFRTKSYLNKHTKFHSVVNTHTCDICSKSFFTKQDLAKHLSLHSDEKPFKCDICSSSFKTKSYLLQHMDMHIEVKLHKCNICPKSFVRKRQLARHLSAHSGEKPFKCDICMKSFKTKSYLDEHTKFHSGVNTHKCDICLKSFVTKKYLVKHLSLHSDEKPFKCDICLKYFKTQSYLLRHMDIHSGTKSHQCGICSRSYSQKQYLVSHMNIHSGLNLHKCDICSRSFSLKSSLVVHMNTHSGLKLHKCDICSSSFSLKRSLDKHMNIHSGLKPHKCSICLKSFNQKTYLYKHMNIHKK, encoded by the exons ATGCGAGTTCG TGCACACGTAgagatggagtgcagactttgcctcGGCTCAGCCCCAGGAGAGgctttcgtctccatccatgacgaACTTGCAAGTGATCCAGAGGGTTTggtgcaacgcatttggacTGGCTGTCAGCTGCGG GTTCGAAAAGGTGACCTTCTGCCAGATATGATATGCCATTCGtgtgtcaacaatctggaattgctcgaCAGCTTTCGAAACGCTTGTCGTAAGAGTGACGAAACGTCGAGGGTGAGACTGAACAAGTCTTTGGAAATCAAGCCGGAGGAAGTTCTGCTGGATGATCTGATGTGGGAAGACGTGCCGGATAGAGATTTGCCACCAAACAATGGTGAG ATACACACAGGAGAAATTACTGCAAATGATAATTGCACACCTGAATTGAAGGATAATAGTGAAGAAGTGACACAGACAACATCccatactaaaaaaaaactatacgaATGTGAATTTTGTTTAAAGCCATTCGTTCGAAAATGTCGACTTACGAGACACCTGACCTGCCACTCTGAggaaaaaccgttcaaatgtgatatttgcttaaaatctgTCAAAACAAAGTCTTACCTCTATCAGCATATGAAAATTCACAGTGgaataaagccacacaaatgtaatatttgttcaaGATCTTTTTGTCAGAGGAATACTCTCCGTGCACATATGATAATTCATAGTGGGTTaaagccacataaatgtgacataTGTTCAAAGTCATTCGTTCAAAAATATGCCTTTGCAAGACACATGAGCCGCCACTATGGagaaaaacttttcaaatgtgacatttgcccAAAAGCATTCAATGTGAAAGTCGACCTCTGGTCACACATGAGTATTCATAAACAGATGGAAATTCATGGTGGGGTAAAGACAcataaatgtgacgtttgtttaaaaaattttttaacaaaacaGAGCCTTGCGCAACATTTGATTATCCACTCTGAGGAAAAATCGTTCAAATGTGATAGTTGCTTAAAATCTTTCAAAACAAAGCCTTACCTCATCAGGCATTTGAATATTCACAGTGagataaagccacacaaatgtgatatttgtttaagatCTTATTGTCAGAAGCAATACCTCGTTTCACATATGAACATTCATAGTGGGCTAAACCTTTACAAATGTGATACTTGTTCGAGGTCTTTTTCTCTGAAGTCTTCCCTCATCGTACATATGATTACTCATAGTGGGTTAAAGatacacaaatgtgatatttgttcaagatCTTTTGCCCTGAAGTCTTCCCTcgtaaaacatatgtacattcatagtggGTTAAAGCCACACAAGTGTAATATTTGTACAAAATCTTTTTCTCTGAAATCTAGCCTCACTGTACACAAGTTAACTCATGTTGGggtaaagtcacacaaatgtgatatttgttcacaGTCATTCTTCAAAAAATATGATCTTGAAAAACATACGAGCCTCCATTATGGAGAAAAAacattcaaatgtgatatttgcttcAAATCTTTCAGCACAAACTATAAACTCtctatacatatgaaaattcatactggggtaaagtcatacaaatgtgatatttgtccAAAGTCATTTATTCAGAAAGATTATCTCACGAGACACCTGAGCCGACACTCTAGAGGGAAACCGTTCCAATGTGATATTTGCCTAAAATCATTCGATGAAAAATTTGACCTCAGTTTACACATGAGTAGTCACAGTGGGGCAAGGACATACACATGTGACATTTGCTTGAAATCATTTACTTCAAAACAGAGCCTTGCGCAACATTTGATTCTCCACTCTGGGGAgaaaccgttcaaatgtgatatttgcttaaaatcttTCAGCAGAAAGACTCACCTCACTATACATAAGAATATTCATATTAATgtaaagtcacacaaatgtgacatttgttcaaagacATTCATTCAAAAGAGTCAACTTGTGCGACACTCGAGGCTCCACTCTGGggaaaaaccgttcaaatgtgatatttgctcaAGTTCTTTCAAAACAAAGTCTTACCTCAATAATCATATGGATATTCATATTgaggtaaagctacacaaatgtgacatttgtccaAAGTCATTCGGTGGAAAACGTCAACTTGTGAGACACCTGAGTGCACACTCGGAAGAAAcaccgttcaaatgtgatatttgcacAAAATCTTTCAGAACAAAGTCCTACCTCAATAAACATACGAAATTTCATAGCGTggtaaatacacatacatgtgacatttgttcgaaATCATTTTTTACAAAACAGGACCTTGCTAAACATTTGAGTCTCCACTCTGACGAAAagccgttcaaatgtgatatttgctcaAGTTCTTTCAAAACAAAGTCTTACCTCCTTcagcatatggatatgcatattgaggtaaagctacacaaatgtaacatttgtccAAAGTCATTCGTTCGAAAACGCCAACTTGCGAGACACCTGAGTGCACACTCGGGAGAAAagccgttcaaatgtgatatttgcatgaaatcttTCAAAACAAAGTCTTACCTCGATGAACATACGAAATTTCACAGTGgtgtaaatacacataaatgtgacatttgtttaaaatcatttgttacAAAAAAGTACCTTGTGAAACATTTGAGTCTCCACTCTGACGAAAagccgttcaaatgtgatatttgcttaaaatatttcaaaacacagtCTTACCTCCTCAGGCATATGGATATTCACAGTGGGACAAAGTCACACCAATGTGGTATTTGTTCAAGATCTTATTCTCAGAAGCAATACCTCGTTTCACATATGAACATTCATAGTGGACTAAAcctacacaaatgtgatatttgttcgagATCTTTTTCTCTGAAGTCTTCCCTCGTTGTGCATATGAATACTCATAGTGGGTTAAAGCtgcacaaatgtgatatttgttcaagcTCTTTTTCCCTGAAGCGTTCCCTCgataaacatatgaatattcacagtgggctaaagccacacaaatgctctatttgtttaaaatcttttaaTCAGAAGACTTACCTCtataaacatatgaatattcataaaaagtga
- the LOC143912719 gene encoding uncharacterized protein LOC143912719 isoform X1 has product MECRLCLSSAPREAFVSIYDEPPEDPERLVQRIWTCCQLRVQKGDLLPDMICHSCVNNLELLDSFRIVCRKSDETTRMRLNESLEIKPEEVLLENLTWEDESNGDFPPNNGEIHPGEIASNDNTPELKDNSEEVKQTTSHTKQKLYECGICSKSFVQKCQLVKHLPRHSEEKPFKCDICLKSFKTKSYLLQHMNSHSGLKPHICNICSRSFSQKHSLIVHKKIHSGLKPHKCDICSKSFIQKFQLVRHSSTHSEEKPFKCDICMKSFKTKSYLDKHMKIHSGENTHKCDICLKSFVTKNNLVQHLNLHSGEKPLKCDICLKSFKKNSYLLKHMNIHSGLKLHKCEICSRSYSKKSHLVSHMNIHSRLSLHKCNICSKSFSWKASLVVHMNIHSELKLHKCDICSRSYSQKSYLVSHMNIHSGLNLHKCDICSRSFSLKSSLVVHMNTHSGLKPHKCGICSRSYSQKAYLGSHMNVHSGLNLHKCDICSRSFSLKSSLVQHMYIHSGLKPHKCNICTKSFSQKSNLATHKYTHIGLKPYKCDTCSKSFSLKSNLTTHKYTHIGVKPHKCDICSQSFLKKYDLEKHTSHRCEEKPFKCDICLKSFNTKSYLAKHMNIHIGVKPYKCDIYSEISSCETPEPTLEKNRSNVIFA; this is encoded by the exons atggagtgcagactttgcctcAGCTCAGCCCCAAGAGAGGCTTTCGTCTCCATCTATGACGAGCCTCCAGAAGATCCAGAGCGTTTggtgcaacgcatttggacTTGCTGTCAGCTGCGG GTTCAGAAAGGTGACCTTCTGCCAGATATGATATGCCATTCGtgtgtcaacaatctggaattgctcgaCAGCTTTCGAATCGTTTGTCGTAAGAGTGACGAAACGACGAGGATGAGACTGAACGAGTCTTTGGAAATCAAGCCAGAGGAAGTCCTACTGGAAAATCTGACGTGGGAAGACGAGTCGAATGGTGATTTTCCACCAAACAATGGCGAG ATACACCCAGGAGAAATTGCTTCAAACGATAACACACCAGAATTGAAGGATAATAGTGAAGAAGTGAAACAGACAACATCTCATACTAAACAAAAACTGTATGAATGTGGCATTTGTTCAAAGTCATTCGTTCAAAAATGTCAACTTGTAAAACACCTGCCCCGCCACTCTGAggaaaaaccgttcaaatgtgatatttgcttaaaatcttTCAAGACAAAGTCTTACCTCCTTCAGCATATGAATAGTCACAGTGGGCTAAAGCcacacatatgtaatatttgttcaaGATCTTTTTCTCAGAAGCATTCTCTCATTGTACATAAGAAAATTCATAGTgggttaaagccacacaaatgtgacatttgttcaaagtcatttattcaaaaatttcaacTTGTGAGACACTCGAGCACACACTCGGAAGAAAagccgttcaaatgtgatatttgcatgaaatcttTCAAAACAAAGTCTTACCTCGATAAACATATGAAAATTCATAGTGGggaaaatacacataaatgtgatatttgtttaaaatcatttgttacAAAAAACAACCTTGTGCAACATTTGAATCTCCACTCTGGGGAAAAACCgttaaaatgtgatatttgcttaaaatctttcaaaaaaaattcttacCTCCTCAAGCATATGAATATTCACAGTGGGTTAAagctacacaaatgtgaaatttgttcacgATCTTACTCTAAGAAGTCTCACCTTGtttcacatatgaatattcatagcaGGCTAAGCctacacaaatgtaatatttgttcgaAATCTTTTTCTTGGAAGGCTTCCCTCgttgtacatatgaacattcatAGTGAGCTAAagctacacaaatgtgatatttgttcaagatCTTATTCTCAGAAGTCTTACCTCGTTTCACATATGAACATTCATAGTGGGCTAAAcctacacaaatgtgatatttgttcgagATCGTTTTCTCTGAAGTCTTCCCTCGTTGTGCATATGAATACTCATAGTgggttaaagccacacaaatgtggcaTTTGTTCAAGATCTTATTCTCAGAAGGCCTACCTCGGTTCACATATGAACGTTCATAGTGGGCTAAAcctacacaaatgtgatatttgttcgagATCTTTTTCTCTGAAGTCTTCCCTcgttcaacatatgtatattcatagtgggctaaagccacacaaatgtaatatttgtacgaaatctttttctcagaaatctaaCCTTGCTACACACAAGTATACTCATATTGGgctaaagccatacaaatgtgacacaTGTTCAAAATCTTTTTCTCTGAAATCGAACCTTACTACACACAAGTATACTCATAtcggggtaaagccacacaaatgtgacatttgttcacagtcattccttaaaaaatatgatCTTGAAAAACACACGAGCCACCGTTGTGAAGAAAAAcctttcaaatgtgatatttgcttaaaatcttTCAATACAAAGTCTTACCTCGctaaacatatgaatattcatattggagtaaagccatacaaatgtgacatttattCAGAAATATCATCTTGCGAAACACCTGAACCGACACTAgagaaaaaccgttcaaatgtgatatttgcctaa
- the olf186-M gene encoding ki-ras-induced actin-interacting protein-IP3R-interacting domain olf186-M, producing the protein MVDPRPGHLTGFGFRHWVGGLIAEMRRKTPLQTWLDSIPNPAQSDPSSADSQITPPALHTPSNKAPLSRDASFQANDDVENQTETTSDKLLIRKQSKGLLLRERSTNSEGNTPKSRHPFLRDSSLQSEGAGSRCSSVESLLESRRVDAEAVLRGVGFGPSPARQQLARIPDRFLQPSKVRGVNTDQFIRDEQKSMKMHECGVFGYRGLTGNPHAPPSTIVAKIIERISSCDELPEAGRYIQTIHRSDIDNFY; encoded by the exons ATGGTGGATCCGAGACCAG GACACCTCACCGGCTTCGGGTTCCGCCACTGGGTCGGCGGCCTGATCGCCGAGATGCGACGCAAGACTCCTCTGCAAACCTGGCTCGACTCCATACCCAACCCTGCACAATCCGACCCCTCGTCCGCAGACTCCCAAATCACCCCACCGGCCCTGCACACGCCCTCCAACAAAGCCCCCTTAAGCCGAGACGCAAGCTTCCAAGCAAACGACGACGTCGAAAATCAAACGGAGACGACTAGCGACAAACTCCTAATCAGAAAGCAATCGAAAGGTCTGTTACTACGGGAACGCTCGACAAACTCTGAAGGGAATACGCCCAAATCTAGACATCCTTTCCTTAGAGATTCGTCATTGCAG TCTGAAGGGGCGGGAAGTAGATGCTCAAGCGTTGAAAGTTTGCTGGAATCGCGCAGAGTTGATGCCGAAGCCGTTCTGCGAGGAGTCGGCTTTGGGCCGAGTCCGGCCCGGCAACAGTTGGCTCGAATCCCAGATAGGTTTCTACAACCTTCCAAG GTCCGAGGAGTCAATACCGATCAGTTCATCAGAGACGAACAGAAGTCGATGAAGATGCACGAGTGCGGCGTGTTCGGATATCGAGGACTTACAG GGAATCCACATGCTCCGCCGTCGACGATAGTGGCCAAGATTATCGAGAGGATCAGCAGCTGCGATGAACTTCCAGAGGCCGGTCGTTACATACAGACGATACACCGTTCCGACATTGACAATTTTTATTGA
- the LOC143913472 gene encoding gamma-aminobutyric acid receptor-associated protein, protein MKFVYKEEHSFEKRKAEGEKIRRKYPDRVPVIVEKAPRARLGDLDKKKYLVPSDLTVGQFYFLIRKRIHLRPEDALFFFVNNVIPPTSATMGSLYQEHHDEDFFLYIAFSDENVYGHQ, encoded by the coding sequence ATGAAGTTCGTGTACAAAGAGGAGCACTCGTTCGAGAAGCGCAAGGCCGAGGGCGAGAAGATCCGGCGCAAGTATCCGGACCGCGTGCCGGTGATCGTCGAGAAAGCGCCGAGAGCTCGTCTCGGAGACCTcgacaagaagaagtatctggtGCCGTCCGACCTCACCGTCGGCCAGTTCTACTTCCTCATCAGGAAACGCATCCACCTGCGCCCCGAAGACGCCCTCTTCTTCTTCGTCAACAACGTGATCCCACCCACCTCGGCCACCATGGGCTCTCTCTACCAAGAGCACCACGACGAAGACTTCTTCCTCTACATCGCCTTCTCCGATGAGAACGTCTACGGACACCAATGA
- the LOC143912719 gene encoding uncharacterized protein LOC143912719 isoform X2: MIHPGEIASNDNTPELKDNSEEVKQTTSHTKQKLYECGICSKSFVQKCQLVKHLPRHSEEKPFKCDICLKSFKTKSYLLQHMNSHSGLKPHICNICSRSFSQKHSLIVHKKIHSGLKPHKCDICSKSFIQKFQLVRHSSTHSEEKPFKCDICMKSFKTKSYLDKHMKIHSGENTHKCDICLKSFVTKNNLVQHLNLHSGEKPLKCDICLKSFKKNSYLLKHMNIHSGLKLHKCEICSRSYSKKSHLVSHMNIHSRLSLHKCNICSKSFSWKASLVVHMNIHSELKLHKCDICSRSYSQKSYLVSHMNIHSGLNLHKCDICSRSFSLKSSLVVHMNTHSGLKPHKCGICSRSYSQKAYLGSHMNVHSGLNLHKCDICSRSFSLKSSLVQHMYIHSGLKPHKCNICTKSFSQKSNLATHKYTHIGLKPYKCDTCSKSFSLKSNLTTHKYTHIGVKPHKCDICSQSFLKKYDLEKHTSHRCEEKPFKCDICLKSFNTKSYLAKHMNIHIGVKPYKCDIYSEISSCETPEPTLEKNRSNVIFA; encoded by the exons ATG ATACACCCAGGAGAAATTGCTTCAAACGATAACACACCAGAATTGAAGGATAATAGTGAAGAAGTGAAACAGACAACATCTCATACTAAACAAAAACTGTATGAATGTGGCATTTGTTCAAAGTCATTCGTTCAAAAATGTCAACTTGTAAAACACCTGCCCCGCCACTCTGAggaaaaaccgttcaaatgtgatatttgcttaaaatcttTCAAGACAAAGTCTTACCTCCTTCAGCATATGAATAGTCACAGTGGGCTAAAGCcacacatatgtaatatttgttcaaGATCTTTTTCTCAGAAGCATTCTCTCATTGTACATAAGAAAATTCATAGTgggttaaagccacacaaatgtgacatttgttcaaagtcatttattcaaaaatttcaacTTGTGAGACACTCGAGCACACACTCGGAAGAAAagccgttcaaatgtgatatttgcatgaaatcttTCAAAACAAAGTCTTACCTCGATAAACATATGAAAATTCATAGTGGggaaaatacacataaatgtgatatttgtttaaaatcatttgttacAAAAAACAACCTTGTGCAACATTTGAATCTCCACTCTGGGGAAAAACCgttaaaatgtgatatttgcttaaaatctttcaaaaaaaattcttacCTCCTCAAGCATATGAATATTCACAGTGGGTTAAagctacacaaatgtgaaatttgttcacgATCTTACTCTAAGAAGTCTCACCTTGtttcacatatgaatattcatagcaGGCTAAGCctacacaaatgtaatatttgttcgaAATCTTTTTCTTGGAAGGCTTCCCTCgttgtacatatgaacattcatAGTGAGCTAAagctacacaaatgtgatatttgttcaagatCTTATTCTCAGAAGTCTTACCTCGTTTCACATATGAACATTCATAGTGGGCTAAAcctacacaaatgtgatatttgttcgagATCGTTTTCTCTGAAGTCTTCCCTCGTTGTGCATATGAATACTCATAGTgggttaaagccacacaaatgtggcaTTTGTTCAAGATCTTATTCTCAGAAGGCCTACCTCGGTTCACATATGAACGTTCATAGTGGGCTAAAcctacacaaatgtgatatttgttcgagATCTTTTTCTCTGAAGTCTTCCCTcgttcaacatatgtatattcatagtgggctaaagccacacaaatgtaatatttgtacgaaatctttttctcagaaatctaaCCTTGCTACACACAAGTATACTCATATTGGgctaaagccatacaaatgtgacacaTGTTCAAAATCTTTTTCTCTGAAATCGAACCTTACTACACACAAGTATACTCATAtcggggtaaagccacacaaatgtgacatttgttcacagtcattccttaaaaaatatgatCTTGAAAAACACACGAGCCACCGTTGTGAAGAAAAAcctttcaaatgtgatatttgcttaaaatcttTCAATACAAAGTCTTACCTCGctaaacatatgaatattcatattggagtaaagccatacaaatgtgacatttattCAGAAATATCATCTTGCGAAACACCTGAACCGACACTAgagaaaaaccgttcaaatgtgatatttgcctaa